A single genomic interval of Microbacterium sp. LWO14-1.2 harbors:
- a CDS encoding cytochrome P450, whose translation MSIPAECPFHARSLPGDGTPLSPSPRLAEWREEGGFTPLDFQDGHHGLVATRYDEVVAVLQDPRFSMRPSRMPVGPDADLHATAHGEVAEAEAVPLELPGDLDEAGQASDALNLLNLDGEEHSKLRRAVMPRFSVRQARGREPWIQAMVAEQIQHLREIGPEVDLWRDYGMHISARTHCHVIGIPDHHYPTFVALFVEASTAQQKYDFIRMLLAERADSPGDDVITDLLKNPDLDRIEVEGLLRLLMGAGRDSVAYLIATASVALLTHPEQLAALRDDPDLVRPAVEEFMRAGAMFITLFARTATEDVEIEGTTIPAGTSVSVSPVGANRDPRHWGDANPDDFDVTRDAFGHIGFGYGIHGCIGQQVARVEIREAITALLREFPEIALVHADQTTPQPFAHPVAVYEAGAVIARLDGVVGHRDG comes from the coding sequence ATGTCGATCCCCGCAGAATGCCCGTTCCACGCCCGCTCGCTCCCGGGTGACGGCACCCCGCTGAGCCCGTCGCCTCGACTGGCGGAGTGGCGCGAGGAGGGCGGATTCACGCCGCTCGACTTCCAGGACGGGCATCACGGTCTCGTCGCCACCCGCTACGACGAGGTGGTGGCGGTCCTGCAGGACCCCCGCTTCAGCATGCGCCCGAGCAGGATGCCGGTCGGCCCCGACGCCGACCTGCACGCGACAGCGCACGGCGAGGTGGCGGAGGCCGAAGCCGTTCCGCTCGAACTTCCGGGCGACCTCGACGAGGCGGGCCAGGCGTCGGATGCTCTCAACCTGCTCAACCTCGACGGCGAGGAGCACTCGAAGCTGCGGCGCGCGGTCATGCCCCGCTTCTCGGTGCGGCAGGCGCGAGGACGGGAGCCGTGGATCCAGGCGATGGTCGCCGAGCAGATCCAGCATCTGCGCGAGATCGGCCCCGAAGTCGACCTGTGGCGCGACTACGGCATGCACATCTCCGCGCGGACGCACTGCCATGTGATCGGCATCCCCGACCACCACTACCCCACGTTCGTCGCACTGTTCGTCGAGGCGTCGACCGCCCAGCAGAAATACGACTTCATCCGGATGCTGCTGGCCGAACGCGCCGACTCCCCGGGCGACGACGTCATCACCGACCTCCTGAAAAATCCCGACCTCGACCGGATCGAGGTCGAAGGGCTGCTGCGCCTGCTCATGGGGGCGGGGCGCGATTCGGTCGCGTACCTCATCGCCACGGCATCCGTCGCCCTGCTCACGCATCCCGAGCAGCTCGCGGCGCTGCGCGACGACCCCGACCTGGTCCGGCCGGCCGTGGAGGAGTTCATGCGCGCGGGCGCCATGTTCATCACCCTCTTCGCCCGCACCGCGACCGAGGACGTCGAGATCGAAGGCACCACGATCCCCGCCGGCACCTCGGTGTCGGTCTCCCCGGTGGGCGCCAACCGCGATCCCCGCCACTGGGGCGACGCGAACCCCGACGACTTCGACGTCACCCGCGACGCCTTCGGACACATCGGCTTCGGCTACGGCATCCACGGATGCATCGGCCAGCAGGTCGCGCGCGTCGAGATCCGCGAGGCGATCACCGCGCTGCTCAGGGAGTTCCCCGAGATCGCGCTCGTCCACGCCGACCAGACCACGCCGCAGCCGTTCGCGCACCCGGTGGCCGTCTACGAGGCGGGCGCCGTGATCGCCCGCCTCGACGGTGTCGTCGGCCACCGCGACGGCTAG
- a CDS encoding helix-turn-helix transcriptional regulator codes for MTTERPVDDPVVVGANWYRFSSGEHILNPHVMSVSFVWIVSGTGEIIANGRPFTVEQQHILRLPWRHRVEYRASTRTPFHIGTLHIVPRHDRGVSVTPRVAFLPGDPLLADPTRHGDPSEFHPGATSMRNAAARRITEFGTIAIERLGEGGFDEEYFRSLGRLVLADNAAWSDSHAHDTTLPGSLELMMTYIRHHIAEPLTVARVAEAARCSETTAQRLFSKHLGEPMQAWIRQLRLREAASLLRTTGLRVSEVAGLVGYEDPLYFSRAFRRAFGVAPSRFAGSTLRP; via the coding sequence ATGACCACGGAGCGCCCCGTCGACGACCCGGTCGTCGTCGGGGCGAACTGGTACCGCTTCTCGTCGGGAGAGCACATCCTCAACCCGCATGTGATGAGCGTGTCGTTCGTGTGGATCGTCAGCGGCACCGGGGAGATCATCGCGAACGGACGCCCCTTCACGGTCGAGCAGCAGCACATCCTGCGGCTGCCGTGGCGGCACCGCGTCGAGTACCGCGCCAGTACCAGGACGCCCTTCCACATCGGCACCCTGCACATCGTCCCCCGGCACGACCGGGGCGTCTCCGTGACCCCGCGGGTGGCCTTCCTCCCCGGCGACCCGCTGCTGGCGGATCCGACACGGCACGGCGATCCGTCGGAGTTCCACCCCGGTGCGACCTCGATGCGCAACGCCGCCGCCCGCCGCATCACCGAGTTCGGCACGATCGCGATAGAGCGACTCGGCGAGGGCGGGTTCGACGAGGAGTACTTCCGCTCGCTCGGTCGCCTGGTGCTCGCCGACAACGCCGCCTGGTCCGACAGCCACGCCCACGACACGACCCTGCCCGGCTCGCTCGAGCTCATGATGACGTACATCCGGCACCACATCGCGGAGCCGCTGACCGTGGCCCGCGTCGCCGAAGCCGCCCGCTGCAGCGAGACCACCGCGCAGCGCCTCTTCTCCAAGCACCTGGGCGAGCCCATGCAGGCGTGGATCAGGCAGCTGCGACTGCGCGAGGCAGCGAGCCTGTTGCGCACCACGGGCCTGCGGGTGAGCGAGGTCGCCGGACTCGTCGGCTACGAGGATCCGCTGTACTTCTCCCGCGCCTTCCGCCGGGCTTTCGGCGTCGCGCCCAGCCGCTTCGCGGGCTCGACCCTGCGGCCCTGA
- a CDS encoding aldo/keto reductase, producing the protein MTVHRRPFGRTGWDISEVAFGAWQLGGQWGPVDDEASIRTLHDAFEAGVNFVDTAEMYGSGHSEQVVGEALRRWRGERIRVATKVQPPQWPHPSVDDPDIAAAYRPEYLRDQVEQSLRRLGVERIDLYQLHCWMPSGLRDRTWLDTLHALRDEGKIDRIGVSLRDYRPDEGVALAEAGLVDSIQVIYNIFEQSPEHELFPAAEASGTAIIARVALDSGSLSGAWTPETYDGWADGSVLKTMFRDERFAETLERVAAVREITGPYYDGLDEAAVRFVLDSSAVSTAIVGMTNSRRLARNLSFADGRGLVDGLHDQLAGSEWRRNYYI; encoded by the coding sequence ATGACCGTTCATCGACGCCCGTTCGGACGCACCGGATGGGACATCAGCGAGGTGGCGTTCGGCGCCTGGCAGCTCGGCGGCCAGTGGGGTCCCGTCGACGACGAGGCCTCGATCCGCACCCTGCACGACGCGTTCGAGGCGGGTGTGAACTTCGTCGACACCGCCGAGATGTACGGCTCGGGACACAGCGAACAGGTCGTCGGCGAGGCGCTGCGGCGATGGCGCGGCGAGCGCATCAGGGTCGCGACGAAGGTGCAGCCGCCGCAGTGGCCGCACCCGTCGGTCGACGACCCCGACATCGCGGCCGCCTATCGTCCCGAGTACCTACGCGATCAGGTGGAGCAGTCGCTGCGGCGTCTCGGCGTCGAGCGCATCGATCTGTACCAGCTGCACTGCTGGATGCCGAGCGGACTCCGCGACCGCACCTGGCTCGACACCCTGCACGCCCTGCGCGACGAGGGCAAGATCGACCGGATCGGGGTCTCGCTGCGCGACTATCGCCCCGATGAGGGGGTCGCCCTCGCGGAGGCCGGCCTCGTCGACTCCATCCAGGTCATCTACAACATCTTCGAGCAGAGCCCCGAGCACGAGCTCTTCCCCGCCGCCGAGGCGTCCGGTACCGCGATCATCGCCCGCGTCGCCCTCGACTCGGGGTCGCTGAGCGGCGCGTGGACTCCCGAGACCTACGACGGCTGGGCCGACGGGTCGGTGCTGAAGACCATGTTCCGTGACGAACGGTTCGCCGAGACGCTCGAGCGCGTGGCGGCGGTGCGCGAGATCACCGGACCCTACTACGACGGTCTCGACGAGGCCGCGGTGCGCTTCGTGCTCGACAGCTCCGCGGTCAGCACGGCGATCGTGGGGATGACCAACTCCCGTCGTCTCGCGCGCAACCTGTCGTTCGCCGACGGGCGCGGTCTCGTCGACGGGCTGCACGACCAGCTGGCCGGATCCGAGTGGCGAAGGAACTACTACATATGA
- a CDS encoding creatininase family protein translates to MSSIDTAAVERLSPAQIAERLATASVAYLPLGSLEFHGPHLPIGLDALTAHGICLEAARLGGGIVLPPYYQAVGGEHSRYPWTIMSDAPDAIETLLGETLARLDQLGVRRTVLLSGHFADEQRDLVTRVADRWNDTDAAMRAVARTLGQAPEPPVAPDHAGRFESLVLHALSPELVDVAALPDPDRFPAPEGEDPYGQDRHRADHPLHGVFGADPRRLDTENAAALLSHLARWTATLAQ, encoded by the coding sequence ATGAGCAGCATCGACACCGCCGCCGTCGAGCGGCTCAGCCCCGCGCAGATCGCGGAGCGCCTCGCGACGGCATCCGTCGCCTATCTCCCCCTCGGCTCGCTGGAGTTCCACGGCCCGCATCTGCCGATCGGGCTCGACGCCCTCACGGCGCACGGCATCTGCCTCGAAGCCGCCCGCCTGGGCGGAGGGATCGTGCTGCCCCCGTACTACCAGGCGGTCGGCGGCGAGCATTCCCGCTACCCGTGGACGATCATGAGCGATGCGCCGGACGCGATCGAGACGCTGCTCGGTGAGACGCTCGCGAGACTCGACCAGCTCGGCGTGCGGCGGACCGTGCTGCTCAGCGGGCACTTCGCCGACGAGCAGCGCGACCTCGTGACCCGCGTCGCCGACAGATGGAACGACACGGATGCCGCGATGCGCGCCGTCGCGCGCACGCTCGGGCAGGCGCCGGAGCCCCCCGTCGCGCCCGACCATGCCGGGCGCTTCGAGTCGCTGGTGCTGCACGCGCTGTCTCCGGAGCTCGTCGACGTCGCCGCGCTCCCCGACCCCGACCGCTTCCCGGCACCCGAGGGAGAGGACCCGTACGGGCAGGACAGGCACCGCGCCGACCACCCGCTGCACGGCGTGTTCGGCGCCGATCCGCGCCGCCTCGACACCGAGAACGCAGCCGCGCTGCTCTCTCACCTCGCACGCTGGACCGCCACACTCGCCCAGTGA
- the rhaS gene encoding rhamnose ABC transporter substrate-binding protein → MKFARKRVAAVAAAVVVATLALAGCADTGGSGGGSTGGEGGGSDNLAITFLPKSLGNPYFDTSSKGGKAAVDELGGTFAEVGPAESTPDAQVSYINTATQQGVGALVVSANDPKAICDALDEARDAGVKVVTFDSDTNPECRDLFVNQATAEGIAKAQVDLIAEQIGDAGEIAIVSATANATNQNAWIDIMKELLASEHPNIQLVDVVYGDDDEQVSFDKTAALLQSHPNLKGIISPTTIGISAAARYLSTSDYKGKVALTGLGTPNQMREYVEDGTVTAFALWNPEDLGYLAAYASAALISGDITGKEGDTFEAGKLGEFTVGEDATVLLGDPFVFDKDNIGEFDF, encoded by the coding sequence ATGAAGTTTGCACGCAAGCGTGTGGCCGCAGTGGCTGCAGCCGTCGTCGTCGCGACGCTCGCCCTCGCGGGCTGTGCCGACACGGGTGGCTCCGGCGGGGGATCGACCGGCGGCGAGGGCGGTGGCAGCGACAACCTCGCGATCACGTTCCTGCCCAAGAGCCTCGGCAACCCGTACTTCGACACGTCGAGCAAGGGCGGCAAGGCTGCCGTCGACGAGCTCGGCGGCACGTTCGCGGAGGTCGGCCCCGCCGAGTCCACTCCCGACGCGCAGGTCAGCTACATCAACACCGCCACGCAGCAGGGCGTCGGTGCGCTCGTCGTCTCGGCGAACGACCCGAAGGCCATCTGCGACGCGCTCGACGAGGCCCGCGACGCCGGGGTGAAGGTCGTCACGTTCGACTCCGACACGAATCCCGAGTGCCGCGACCTGTTCGTGAACCAGGCGACCGCCGAGGGCATCGCGAAGGCGCAGGTCGACCTCATCGCCGAGCAGATCGGCGACGCCGGCGAGATCGCGATCGTGTCGGCGACCGCCAACGCGACCAACCAGAACGCCTGGATCGACATCATGAAGGAGCTGCTGGCGTCGGAGCACCCGAACATCCAGCTGGTCGACGTCGTCTACGGTGACGACGACGAGCAGGTCTCGTTCGACAAGACCGCGGCGCTGCTGCAGAGCCACCCGAACCTCAAGGGCATCATCTCGCCCACGACGATCGGCATCTCGGCCGCGGCCCGTTACCTCTCGACCTCGGACTACAAGGGCAAGGTCGCGCTGACCGGTCTCGGCACCCCGAACCAGATGCGCGAGTACGTCGAGGACGGCACGGTCACGGCGTTCGCACTGTGGAACCCGGAGGACCTCGGCTACCTGGCCGCCTACGCCTCGGCCGCGCTCATCTCGGGCGACATCACCGGCAAGGAGGGCGACACGTTCGAGGCGGGCAAGCTCGGCGAGTTCACGGTCGGCGAGGACGCCACCGTGCTGCTGGGCGACCCGTTCGTGTTCGACAAGGACAACATCGGCGAGTTCGACTTCTGA
- a CDS encoding ABC transporter permease: MTTATTTSTNRVSRDFEKPLWRRIVVSREMAIVALLVIVTAYAIATVRGFGQPITLNYLLLDVAPILLIALPMTLVMITGEIDLSVGSMVGLASVVTGASVQAGIPFEVAALLALLVGVVGGAFNGFLVTTVGLPSLAVTIGTLALFRGLAVGVLGTTAVTDFPEMWTALAKAKIAGTTIPYIMVPFLVLLVVFVVILHFTPFGRGIYAIGLSKDAARFSGIHVERTKFLLFVLSGLVSAFAGIYFTLRFGSARGDNATGLELQVIAAVVLGGVSVFGGRGQIYGVVAAVLLIGVLSSALRLANVTSDVINVITGALLVLSVVGASILTWLQKARRRPGRPPRVAASPAS, translated from the coding sequence ATGACCACCGCGACCACCACCTCGACCAACCGCGTCTCGCGCGACTTCGAGAAGCCGCTGTGGCGACGGATCGTCGTCAGTCGCGAGATGGCCATCGTGGCCCTCCTCGTGATCGTCACCGCCTACGCGATCGCCACGGTCCGCGGCTTCGGGCAGCCGATCACGCTCAACTACCTGCTGCTCGACGTCGCTCCGATCCTGCTGATCGCGCTGCCGATGACGCTCGTCATGATCACCGGCGAGATCGACCTGTCCGTCGGCAGCATGGTGGGTCTCGCGAGCGTCGTCACCGGTGCGAGCGTGCAGGCGGGCATCCCCTTCGAAGTCGCCGCGCTGCTCGCGCTGCTCGTCGGCGTCGTCGGAGGAGCGTTCAACGGCTTCCTCGTGACGACCGTCGGACTGCCGTCACTCGCCGTGACGATCGGAACCCTCGCGCTGTTCCGCGGCCTCGCGGTCGGGGTGCTCGGCACCACGGCCGTCACCGACTTCCCCGAGATGTGGACCGCGCTCGCGAAGGCCAAGATCGCCGGAACGACGATCCCGTACATCATGGTGCCGTTCCTCGTGCTGCTCGTCGTGTTCGTCGTGATCCTGCACTTCACGCCGTTCGGCCGCGGCATCTACGCGATCGGTCTCTCGAAGGATGCGGCGCGATTCTCCGGCATCCACGTCGAGCGCACCAAGTTCCTGCTGTTCGTGCTCTCCGGTCTCGTGTCGGCGTTCGCGGGCATCTACTTCACGCTCCGCTTCGGCAGCGCCCGCGGAGACAACGCGACCGGACTCGAGCTGCAGGTCATCGCCGCGGTCGTGCTCGGCGGGGTCTCGGTGTTCGGCGGTCGCGGTCAGATCTACGGCGTCGTGGCGGCCGTGCTGCTCATCGGCGTCCTCTCCAGCGCGCTGCGCCTGGCCAACGTCACGTCCGACGTCATCAACGTCATCACGGGCGCGCTGCTGGTGCTGTCGGTCGTCGGCGCCAGCATCCTCACCTGGCTCCAGAAAGCCCGACGGCGACCCGGCCGTCCCCCTCGCGTCGCAGCGTCTCCAGCCTCATGA
- a CDS encoding ABC transporter permease, with amino-acid sequence MTFTSTTRIPVSGLTKRIGTLGKAREFGILIALALVVTAATAKNPSFLFSADGWRDLLLTPSILALVAIGQAIVIITRNVDLSVGSVMGLTAYLTGRLFIDVPALPIPVVVLLAVGFGALLGLVNGVLVAYARVPAMVITLGTLYAYRGINVMWAGSTRVNASDIPREFLAIGTGQFLTIPLLAIVALVLLVVIAWYMRNTRGGREYYAIGSDPSAAELYGLRVTRRVLSAFILSGALAGLAGVFYVARYGTVSSQAGAGWELDAVGAAVIGGVAITGGVGTLWGAAIGAMLLMTINRALPILGIPDFWQRAVVGVLIIGAIVLDRWLAVRQKRRLIEARDQA; translated from the coding sequence GTGACCTTCACATCGACCACCCGCATCCCCGTCTCCGGGCTCACGAAGCGCATCGGCACGCTCGGGAAGGCGCGCGAGTTCGGCATCCTCATCGCCCTCGCGCTCGTCGTGACGGCAGCCACCGCGAAGAACCCGAGCTTCCTCTTCTCGGCCGACGGATGGCGCGACCTGCTGCTCACGCCGTCGATCCTCGCGCTCGTCGCGATCGGGCAGGCGATCGTCATCATCACCCGCAACGTCGACCTCTCGGTCGGCTCCGTGATGGGACTCACCGCCTACCTGACCGGACGCCTCTTCATCGACGTCCCCGCCCTCCCGATCCCGGTGGTGGTGCTGCTCGCCGTGGGCTTCGGGGCACTGCTGGGTCTCGTGAACGGCGTGCTCGTCGCCTACGCCCGGGTGCCCGCCATGGTCATCACGCTCGGCACCCTCTACGCGTACCGCGGCATCAACGTGATGTGGGCGGGCTCCACGCGGGTCAATGCCTCCGACATCCCCCGCGAGTTCCTCGCGATCGGCACAGGGCAGTTCCTCACCATCCCGCTCCTCGCGATCGTCGCGCTCGTGCTGCTCGTCGTCATCGCCTGGTACATGCGCAACACCCGCGGCGGACGCGAGTACTACGCGATCGGCTCCGACCCGTCGGCCGCCGAGCTGTACGGCCTGCGGGTGACACGCCGGGTGCTGTCGGCCTTCATCCTCTCCGGCGCGCTCGCAGGACTCGCCGGCGTCTTCTACGTCGCCCGGTACGGAACCGTCAGCTCCCAGGCGGGAGCCGGGTGGGAGCTGGATGCCGTCGGCGCGGCCGTCATCGGCGGCGTGGCCATCACCGGCGGCGTCGGCACCCTCTGGGGCGCGGCCATCGGCGCCATGCTCCTCATGACCATCAACCGGGCGCTGCCGATCCTCGGCATCCCCGACTTCTGGCAGCGCGCCGTCGTCGGCGTGCTCATCATCGGCGCGATCGTGCTGGACCGCTGGCTCGCGGTCAGGCAGAAGCGGCGGCTCATCGAAGCGAGGGACCAGGCATGA
- a CDS encoding sugar ABC transporter ATP-binding protein, translating to MANSAPSAPDDAPVVLELSKVVKAFGAVVALRSGSLRLHAGSIHALIGENGAGKSTLVKIVAGLYRRDGGDLRLSGEDVDFTSTAQSKAAGIAVIYQEPTLFPDLSVTENIFMGRQVTGRFGRIDRKAMRHEVERLFTRLGVTIDPDRPAEGLSIADQQVIEIAKAVSLDAKVLIMDEPTAALSGVEVERLFTIARSLRDEGRGLIFISHRFDEVFALCDTVTVMRDGSYISTTPIADTTPSELVRQMVGRDVTDLFPKQQVEIGEPVLRVEGLTSPGVFHDISFTVRSGEIVGLAGLVGAGRSEVARAVFGVDDYQEGSVVIKGSPIRRGRPTEAMRAGIALVPEDRRKQGLVIDSGVGRNVTMAIRRQLSKFGLITTGVENRAATVWASRLEVKSYALDTPAATLSGGNQQKVVLAKWLATRPDILIIDEPTRGIDVGTKSEVHRLLSELAGEGMGILMISSELPEVLGMADRVLVMREGRITAEIDRADATSENVMFAATHASEQHS from the coding sequence GTGGCGAACAGTGCTCCATCCGCACCGGACGACGCTCCGGTCGTGCTCGAGCTGTCGAAAGTCGTCAAGGCCTTCGGCGCCGTCGTGGCCCTGCGTTCGGGGAGCCTGCGCCTGCACGCCGGTTCCATCCACGCGCTGATCGGCGAGAACGGCGCGGGCAAGTCGACGCTCGTCAAGATCGTCGCCGGGCTCTACCGCCGTGACGGCGGCGACCTGCGGCTGAGCGGAGAAGACGTCGACTTCACGTCCACGGCCCAGTCGAAGGCGGCGGGGATCGCCGTCATCTACCAGGAGCCGACGCTGTTCCCCGATCTCTCCGTGACGGAGAACATCTTCATGGGCCGCCAGGTCACCGGTCGCTTCGGCCGCATCGACCGCAAGGCGATGCGCCACGAGGTCGAGCGGCTCTTCACGCGACTCGGCGTCACGATCGATCCCGACCGTCCTGCGGAGGGTCTCTCGATCGCCGACCAGCAGGTCATCGAGATCGCCAAGGCCGTGTCGCTCGACGCCAAGGTGCTCATCATGGACGAGCCCACCGCCGCGCTCTCGGGCGTCGAGGTCGAGCGTCTGTTCACGATCGCCCGCAGCCTGCGCGACGAGGGGCGCGGCCTCATCTTCATCTCGCACCGCTTCGACGAGGTCTTCGCGCTCTGCGACACCGTGACCGTCATGCGCGACGGCTCATACATCTCCACCACGCCGATCGCCGACACGACGCCCTCCGAGCTCGTGCGGCAGATGGTCGGACGCGACGTCACCGACCTCTTCCCGAAGCAGCAGGTCGAGATCGGCGAGCCGGTGCTGCGGGTCGAGGGGCTGACCAGCCCCGGTGTGTTCCACGACATCAGCTTCACCGTGAGGTCCGGCGAGATCGTCGGGCTCGCGGGACTCGTCGGCGCAGGGCGCAGCGAGGTCGCCCGCGCCGTCTTCGGCGTCGACGACTACCAGGAGGGCAGCGTCGTCATTAAGGGCTCGCCCATCAGACGGGGCCGCCCGACCGAGGCCATGCGCGCGGGGATCGCGCTCGTGCCGGAGGACCGCCGCAAGCAGGGCCTCGTGATCGACTCGGGCGTCGGCCGCAACGTGACCATGGCGATCCGTCGCCAGCTGTCGAAGTTCGGCCTCATCACGACGGGGGTCGAGAACCGTGCCGCCACAGTATGGGCGAGCCGCCTCGAAGTGAAGTCGTACGCGCTGGACACCCCGGCGGCGACGCTCTCGGGAGGCAACCAGCAGAAGGTGGTGCTGGCGAAGTGGCTCGCCACCCGCCCCGACATCCTCATCATCGACGAACCCACCCGCGGCATCGACGTGGGCACCAAATCGGAGGTGCACCGGCTGCTGTCCGAGCTCGCGGGGGAGGGCATGGGCATCCTCATGATCTCGTCCGAGCTCCCCGAGGTCCTCGGCATGGCCGATCGCGTGCTCGTCATGCGCGAAGGACGCATCACGGCCGAGATCGACCGGGCCGACGCCACCAGCGAGAACGTCATGTTCGCCGCCACCCACGCATCGGAGCAGCACTCGTGA
- a CDS encoding LacI family DNA-binding transcriptional regulator codes for MPVSIKDVADAAGVSVGTVSNVLNRPETVSAESAQRVQRAIDELGYVRNEAARKLRVGVSNTVGFVVLNGQNPFFNDVVRGAEDEASRHGIAILYGNTDEDTARERQYLDLFAEQQVRGVLISPYGDIHPRLEHLRARGIRAVLVDRFGGASRFSSVSVDSVAGGRLAVEHLIETGRRRIAFVGGPMDMRQVTDRIAGARVAIDNAAAGIDFEVLSTSAMTVDEGAAAGLRLLERPRRDWPDALFAANDLVALGLLQSLTVDGRMLVPDEIALIGFDDISFASAAAVPISSIRQPSAMIGRTALRVLLEESDDPELIPRQTVFQPELVVRRSTATA; via the coding sequence ATGCCGGTGAGCATCAAAGACGTGGCGGACGCCGCCGGCGTCTCCGTCGGCACCGTCTCGAATGTGCTCAACCGACCGGAGACGGTGTCAGCGGAGTCGGCCCAGCGCGTGCAACGGGCCATCGACGAACTCGGCTACGTGCGCAACGAGGCCGCCAGGAAGCTGCGCGTCGGAGTGTCGAACACGGTCGGATTCGTCGTGCTCAACGGGCAGAACCCGTTCTTCAACGACGTCGTGCGCGGCGCGGAGGACGAAGCCTCGCGCCACGGCATCGCCATCCTCTACGGCAACACCGACGAGGACACCGCGCGGGAGCGGCAGTATCTCGACCTGTTCGCCGAGCAGCAGGTGCGCGGAGTGCTGATCTCTCCCTACGGCGACATCCATCCTCGCCTCGAGCACCTGCGAGCCCGCGGCATCCGCGCGGTTCTCGTCGACCGGTTCGGCGGCGCGAGCCGGTTCAGCTCGGTGTCGGTCGACTCGGTCGCCGGCGGACGCCTGGCCGTCGAGCATCTGATCGAGACCGGCCGCCGGCGCATCGCCTTCGTCGGCGGCCCGATGGACATGCGGCAGGTCACGGACCGCATCGCGGGAGCGCGCGTGGCGATCGACAACGCCGCAGCCGGGATCGACTTCGAGGTGCTCTCGACGTCGGCCATGACGGTCGACGAGGGAGCGGCAGCAGGACTGCGGCTGCTCGAGAGACCGCGCCGCGACTGGCCGGACGCGCTCTTCGCGGCGAACGACCTGGTCGCGCTCGGCCTGCTGCAGTCGCTCACGGTGGACGGGCGGATGCTGGTGCCCGACGAGATCGCGCTGATCGGGTTCGACGACATCTCCTTCGCCTCCGCCGCCGCGGTGCCCATCTCATCGATCCGTCAGCCGAGCGCGATGATCGGCCGCACGGCTCTGCGCGTCCTGCTCGAAGAGAGCGACGACCCCGAGCTCATCCCCCGTCAGACCGTCTTCCAGCCGGAGCTCGTGGTGCGACGGTCGACCGCCACAGCCTGA
- a CDS encoding L-rhamnose mutarotase, protein MTRVAFTLQVKPEMLDAYIERHTPVWPEMLAEIAAAGRRDYSIFVDRENARLFGYYETDDDDAAREHLAASPVAARWEASMAEFFVGLDGRADQAATTLVEVFNLDEQLMTSRG, encoded by the coding sequence ATGACCCGCGTAGCGTTCACCCTGCAGGTGAAGCCCGAGATGCTCGACGCCTACATCGAGCGCCACACCCCCGTCTGGCCGGAGATGCTCGCCGAGATCGCCGCGGCCGGTCGTCGCGACTACTCGATCTTCGTCGACCGCGAGAACGCGCGTCTGTTCGGTTACTACGAGACCGACGACGACGACGCTGCCCGCGAGCACCTCGCCGCGTCTCCCGTGGCCGCGCGGTGGGAGGCGTCGATGGCTGAGTTCTTCGTCGGTCTCGACGGCCGCGCCGACCAGGCGGCGACCACCCTCGTCGAGGTCTTCAACCTCGACGAGCAGCTCATGACCTCGCGGGGCTGA
- a CDS encoding GntR family transcriptional regulator: MTSDPAARLGVVGVVDAVTRRLRDQILRGEIGADLALTEAKVSASFGVARPSAKAAIEQLVASGLLVRTAHRSARVVAIDPEMVRDVYRTRMRLESAALRELARERAVPDAARAANADLLAMPAAADTATVDPDLRFHTALIDAVGSDRTSRMYRSVLDEVRLCMTQVQGRRLLEAAAIAQQHAAILDAVDAGDADRAATLLADHLGAAEERLVEALVSPARS, from the coding sequence ATGACCTCCGATCCCGCCGCGCGCCTGGGCGTCGTCGGCGTCGTGGATGCCGTGACGCGCCGCCTGCGCGACCAGATCCTCCGCGGAGAGATCGGCGCGGATCTCGCCCTCACCGAGGCCAAGGTCTCAGCCTCGTTCGGTGTCGCCCGCCCCAGCGCCAAAGCCGCGATCGAGCAGCTCGTGGCATCCGGTCTCCTGGTGCGCACCGCGCACCGCAGCGCGCGTGTCGTCGCGATCGACCCGGAGATGGTCCGCGACGTCTACCGCACCCGGATGCGGTTGGAGAGCGCGGCGCTGCGCGAGCTCGCACGGGAGCGCGCGGTGCCGGATGCCGCGCGAGCGGCCAACGCGGACCTGCTCGCCATGCCCGCCGCCGCCGACACCGCCACGGTCGACCCCGACCTCCGCTTCCACACCGCTCTCATCGACGCGGTCGGCAGCGACCGCACATCGCGCATGTACCGCAGCGTGCTCGACGAGGTGCGGCTGTGCATGACCCAGGTGCAGGGCAGGCGACTGCTGGAGGCCGCCGCGATCGCGCAGCAGCACGCGGCGATCCTCGACGCGGTCGACGCAGGCGATGCCGACCGCGCGGCGACGCTGCTGGCCGACCACCTCGGTGCAGCGGAGGAGCGTCTGGTCGAGGCTCTGGTCAGCCCCGCGAGGTCATGA